The proteins below come from a single Rosa rugosa chromosome 2, drRosRugo1.1, whole genome shotgun sequence genomic window:
- the LOC133727903 gene encoding putative pectate lyase 2, with the protein MANISLLLLLLCILAYNAPTLQAAYAPSYSYDPKPTTKNVVDSCWRSNTNWARNRQALANCAVGFGKDAIGGKYGRIYVVTTSFDDPINPKQGTLRYGVIQTQPLWIVFAKDMVITLKNELIMNSFKTIDGRGAKVEIAYGPCITVQGISHVIIHGISIHDCKPGKSGMVRSTPTHVGRRLGCDGDSISIFASSHVWVDHCFLAHGADGLIDITHASTAVTVTNNYFSQHDKVMLLGHNDKFTADKTMKVTIAFNRFGAGLIERMPRVRFGYAHVANNRYDEWKMYAIGGSANPTIFSEGNYFIAPENHDAKQVTKREAYDGWKSWKWRSSNDVLQNGAYFIQSGWGSCYPMYTRTQKFKVSPGSMVPALTSNAGPLHCIVGKAC; encoded by the exons ATGGCCAACATATCCCTTCTCTTACTGCTTCTCTGTATACTAGCCTACAATGCTCCAACGTTACAAGCAGCCTATGCCCCAAGCTACTCCTACGACCCCAAACCCACAACAAAGAATGTAGTCGACTCATGCTGGCGCAGCAATACCAATTGGGCAAGAAATCGCCAAGCCTTGGCTAACTGCGCAGTAGGCTTCGGCAAAGATGCCATTGGAGGAAAATATGGGCGTATTTACGTAGTCACCACCTCGTTTGATGACCCCATAAACCCTAAACAGGGCACCCTCCGGTATGGTGTGATCCAAACGCAGCCGTTGTGGATCGTTTTTGCCAAAGACATGGTTATCACCCTCAAGAATGAGCTCATTATGAATAGTTTCAAGACCATAGACGGTAGAGGGGCTAAAGTAGAGATTGCATATGGACCATGCATAACTGTGCAGGGTATTAGTCATGTTATTATCCATGGAATAAGTATTCATGATTGTAAGCCAGGGAAGTCCGGCATGGTTAGGAGCACTCCTACACATGTCGGGCGGCGCCTAGGGTGCGACGGTGATTCCATTAGTATCTTTGCTTCTTCGCATGTTTGGGTTGACCATTGCTTTTTGGCACATGGCGCTGATGGCCTCATTGATATCACCCATGCTTCCACGGCAGTCACCGTCACTAACAACTATTTCTCCCAGCACGACAAG GTGATGCTGCTTGGACACAATGATAAATTTACTGCAGATAAAACTATGAAGGTCACAATAGCCTTTAACCGTTTTGGGGCAGGCCTAATTGAAAGGATGCCAAG GGTCAGATTTGGCTATGCCCATGTTGCCAACAATAGATATGATGAGTGGAAGATGTACGCCATTGGTGGCAGTGCTAATCCAACCATTTTCAGTGAAGGCAACTACTTCATAGCTCCTGAAAATCATGATGCCAAACAG GTTACGAAAAGAGAGGCCTACGATGGTTGGAAGAGTTGGAAATGGAGATCTTCTAATGATGTGCTTCAAAATGGTGCTTATTTTATTCAATCTGGATGGGGAAGTTGTTATCCAATGTACACTCGAACACAGAAGTTCAAGGTCTCTCCAGGATCGATGGTTCCTGCTTTGACTTCAAATGCAGGTCCACTGCACTGCATTGTTGGTAAAGCATGTTGA
- the LOC133729936 gene encoding uncharacterized protein LOC133729936 → MDKALNGNWETGYPYKSIAQLQSVRDYLNKEIASTFRKTRFVNQVLLIKRIEEVEEGLKAMDPNDYSFSNLASARQELKYARRDAQRKMTEMELCAKANKWCSSKLTAVFGKLFG, encoded by the exons ATGGATAAGGCCCTGAATGGGAACTGGGAGACCGGCTACCCTTACAAATCAATAGCACAACTTCAGAGTGTTCGAGACTATCTCAACAAAGA AATTGCATCCACCTTCCGTAAAACTCGCTTTGTGAATCAAGTGCTCTTGATCAAGAGAATAGAGGAGGTGGAGGAGGGACTTAAGGCTATGGATCCCAATGATTATAGCTTCTCTAATTTGGCTTCAGCAAGGCAAGAACTTAAGTATGCTCGACGAGATGCCCAAAGAAAGATGACTGAGATGGAGTTGTGCGCAAAAGCCAATAAGTGGTGTTCATCCAAATTGACTGCCGTTTTTGGTAAATTGTTTGGGTAA